From the genome of Alicyclobacillus sp. SO9:
AGTTATTTAACTGTAATCCGCAGATCGCTGTCCGTCCATTGAACAATCTTCCGTTTCAGCAAATTGTATTGAAACGAGATTGTGTGAAATGCCTTTCCCTGAGAGGCTTGCACGAGCACTCTGACGACGCCGACATCCGATGCATTGTCGATTCGGACTTGAATATCCCCGCTTTTTCCTTGTATATCAGGAGACTCGATTTCTCGTCGGTAGCCTGCTGACACTTCACCACGAGACAACTTGTTTAAAACAATATTCGTCTCACTCCGAGCAAGGTAGTACGCTGTATCGGCGCTTTGTTCCATGAAAACAACATCCAAAATAGATTTTGACATTAATGCAAAAAGCGATATGAGAATAGACATGCTCACTAAGAAACCAAGTACAGAGAGGAGCACACTTCCGTTCGTCCACCCTAAGCGCTGTCGATTTTGTTGTCGTTTCGTTTGCCGGTCTGTATTCACGACACCTGCCTCAGTGCGTCTACTGTCTTGTTCAATGCACGCGATGTCTTGTGTAATTTGTCTTGTTTCGTTACATACAGCCGCGAGGCCTGAATCATTTCATCATATCCATTCCTGAAATGTACAGTAATTTGCAGCACTCTGCCACGGTCTTCTGCAGTGAGAGTCCGGACGCCATCCGCCAATACGGTAGTACCTCCTCCGATTCGCACCCTAACACACTGTCCATTGCTATTTACATAATAGCGATAGGTGTCACCATTGACCCACAAAGTGAACGAGGTCCGACCCATCCCTACTTTAGACGCGGCGTGAATATCCTGCGTCAGCGAACGTCTGAGTGAAATACCCATAATCAGCGTTTGAACGTGACGGTCTGACCCTGTGTATCCCTGCCACAGTGTTAAATAGAAGACCAGTGCAGAGGACAAAAAGACGGCGCCCAAAAACAAGGACACCGTGACTTCAAGCAGGGAAAAACCGGTCTCCGGAGTTCCCTTACACGGCTGATAGCACCCATTTGGTGACAACAGCCTTGCCGGTACGAGTAACAATCTCTTCCCATACACCGCCATGCGCTGAGAAATCTGATATAACCTGCACCTTACAGGAGGAATCATTGAGACGACGCTCCCCTTCGTTTTTTCCAGGTACCTTCGGTACAATCGATGTATCACCTGCAATCAGGGCTTCAGCTGTGTTGTCAGCACACAGGTTTGCCTCGTTTAATTCACTTGCAAACTCGATTTCATTCATACAACTTGTCCATGCAGAACCACATGCCGTGACACCCACAGCCATTATCAAAATCGATACTGTCACCTCCATCAGGCTCATCGGTGGAGTTCCCCTTCCTCTGCCAAACCCGAATTAAGGTACAGAATAATATCCAATTCGTCAGATTGTTTGTCTGTCAATCTGATGGTACCGCCAATATGACTCACTCCGTTTACGCCATATGTGACTCTTCCACTTCCCAATGCAAGATATCCACCCTTATACCCGATGCCGTCTGAAAACTGGTAACGGTGAAGAACTTTCCACTGGTTTGCTACATCGTAAACCGGTGTGTAAGGATACAAGTGCACCATCGTGAAAGCATCTTGCTCATATGCCTTCACCTGGGCCCATCGGAAATTCTGGAGAAGCAGATCTCTATTCCACAACAAGTGCTGTTCGTCTACAATTCGAAGTACACTGTGGCCTACTGTAATTGACGCCAAAGCGGTAATCAGCAACGCGAAAGTTAATTCGAGCAGTGTAAACCCCTCATCGTGCTTCACACGCCCAACGCTCCGTGAACAGAGCACATCACCACGACCTGAGTTGGGTCCGTATCATCAATCTCGTACGACCCTCCAGACGGCTCTTTGGGAACCGATTCCAGTAGTTTGTCTTCGACCAGCGTTTGTAACTGTTCGCTCGTGTCACCGGCTGGATACTGATGGTAAATCAGGTAGTACTCTGTGAGTGCTCCGCGAATTGCCTTTTGATTCTGTGCACACGCAGCCTTATCAGCTCTATCCCCAATGCCGGTAAGGTGTGGCACGATAACCGCAGTCATCACAGAAACAATCAACACAGCGACAACCATCTCCAACAGCGTAAAGCCTTCTTCTGCTTTTCTTTTGCGGCTGCTTCTTCTAAACATGACGACACCCGCTCCTCTACCAAAGTAGTCAATAGTGTTTTTGTCACCCTATCAAGGGGCTACAGTTCCTGCGGAAACAGATGACACCAACTGATACATGGGAACAAACAAAATGTACATTGTTGTGGCAACAATAACGCCCAAAATGACGATTAGGCTGGGTTCGATCCATCTAATTACCGCGCCCATGGTTTCCAGTACCTGTTGGCGAAGATAGACCGCAGTATGATTGATTGCACCTGCCAGGTCCCCGGTTTTGTCTGCTATACGCAGTGAAGCGGACAAAACCGGGTCTAAATCGGTAGCAAAGGCACTGGAGAGTGTCTCTCCTGCTAATAGACTAAGGTGAACTTCTTTACACTGTTCTGACAGCCATTTTGGGCCATTGCAACGATAGAGCTGCGTCAGAGCGTCTAACACGGGGAGGCCGCTATCCAAAAGCACACCAAGCAATGTACAAAATCGCTGTGTACGCTGAGCCCAGACTACTCGCTTGCCAGGTACACTCCTACGAATCCGCTCCCACCACACTGGCACGGATTTTCTAATCCCGAGGAGTGCAGCTATTACGACAACCACAAGTAGTAGAGTGAGTGTTTCCAAAAGGGGCAGGACCTGTACAAGGTCCATAAGCAGTCCTGATGCAGGACTTAGCTGAACGTGTACAGCACTGTACATCATTCTAAAATCTGGGATGACAAACCACGCCAAAATCATCTGCACTGCAGCGTTCCCCGCCATCAGGAACAAGGGGTATGAAGAGACTTTTACAAGTTTTTCAACCCATTCCCGCTCTGAACTCCGTTCTGTTACCCACACTTTCATAACTTGGGGAAGACGACCTGCGCGCTCTCCCGTTTCCAAGACAGTAATCGCTAAATTGGACAACATAGGTGCCCAAGCAGCAGCAATCAACTCTCCCCTGTTCACTGCGCCTCCTGCAGTCGTCAACAACAATTGCTCCTCATTGGATTTACGCCGCCCCGAAAGGTAATGGACGGCCTCGTCGATATCCACACCCGCATCTAACAATTGTGCTAGTTCCTTAGCCAGTCGCAAATAAGCCGCTTCAAACTTTCTCTTTTTCCACCTTTTCCAAAGGAACGTAACCGCGTCTGACTGGCGCACATTAGCCACCCTTTCTCAACGTCCTTACTTCCGACACAGCGGGCAGTATAGTGCGCAGTTTCTGCCGAACGCGCGGCCAAGGTAAATCGGATAAAAGCAACTCGTACACATCATCCCCGATTGGATAGACTTCAAAGACAGCAGGGGTCATTTGTGACAGCAACGTCCCTGGACCCCGCTTCGCGTAAGCTCCGTTTGGCAACCGCTGAATAATCACACCGCGGAAGACTTCGGCCAACATGGCGCGGGGCACGCCGAACTCCGTGAGCCGTGCGAAAGCTCCAACAAAATCGGTCGCATGCGTGGTGGAAAACACGAGGTGACCAGTTAGCGCTGCTTGCAGAACTATCTTAGCTGTCTGTGCATCCCGTATTTCTCCTACCATAAGAGCGTCTGGGTCCTGTCGCAGTAATGCCTTAAGTCCCGTCGCAAATGAAATACCCTTGTCCTCACGAACTTCCAGCTGGGAAAAGTCATTTGAGGGAATTTCAACTGGGTCTTCTACGGAAACAACGCTGTCACCCCGCTCGGACACCATTCGCATCAAAGTGTACATGGTAGTGGTTTTCCCAGCTCCCGTAGGCCCGGCAACCAGTATCAATCCAGGTGTGCCCTGCAAGAGTCCCCTAACAGCTTCTTCTTGTTGCGGTAACATACCCAGTTCGAGCAAACTTAAATGTAGTCTGTATTGGGGGAGCATTCTCAAAACTGCCGATTCACCGGTTGCCGTTGGCAGTGTGGCGACACGCACCGACACAGTCTGATTCGTTATTTTAGTCTGAAATGCGCCGTTTTGTGGGATTCGATGTTCAGCAATATCCATTTTTGCCAAGGCCTTTATCCTCCTGACCATGGCCCGTGGATTTTGTTCGGATTGAAGATAAGGAACAAGTCTGCCCTGAATGCGAAATTGAACAGCCAGGTTGTCCGGGGTACTGTGGATGTGAATGTCTGTACACTCCTGCTTCAGTGCATCCGACAGCATTTGGTCTAACAAAAAGACGGCTGATGTATCCTCCAATCATACCCATCCTTTCTGAGCGCTTTTTCCACTCTGAACGAGTATTCGGCAGGAGTTCATCGGCCGCCTGTTTTCAAGTGCAATATACAATATAACTATGTAACATTATTACAAAATCATATTCTTTTGTCCTTTTTCCATCTTCCTTGATTTTATTTGTCCGTCTTCACAGTACCCCAGACAAAGTCCCAATCATATGTGTCAGCTGTCATCACACACAGCAGATGCCAATCTCCCCACCAACGCAAGGCCCCATCAGCGTCAGAAAAAAAACTATTTCTGCCCCTCGGGTGGCTGTGGACCGTACCAAGCAGAATGCCGTTTGTGGCCTCGACAGCGTATGCTGCGTTGATGACTGCTTGCGGGCTTACGAAGAAATCATCCGCACTCTGTCGGACCGTCTGTGCTGCTAGAGATTTTATCCCTACACTTCTATCCCGCGCCTTCTGCAATACAAACAGGCCGATAAACTCGTTTGGATAACTGTCATCGGCCAACTCAATCACATTGTTTCTTAAATCAGGATTCCACCAATCGGGTCCCTCATTCGACAAAGTCAAACTCCATGTCTGCAATTCTAATCACGCTGCCTTCCGCAGCCCCTCTCTTTCTCAGGGCATCATCAATGCCTCTGTTTTTCAAAATCATTTGGAACCGTTTTACAGCGTCATACTGTTCGAAGTTTGTCATGAGAACGAGTTTCTCTAAATCATCTCCTGTAACGATAAAAGTGTTCCCATCGCGAGTGATGGCAAAGGGTTTCTCTGCCTCAAAGCGATATACTTTGTGCTCAGACGGATTCACCTCGTTGTTCTCGACCACATCTGGTTCCGCTGGGATCTCGTTCAGCTTCTTCAAAGTCACTCGCATTAGTGTTTGGACACCTTGTCTCGTTGCGCCAGATATCGGATAAACCTCGAGTTCCGGAAATTCAGCTTCAAACTCCCTCAAGTGCTGCTCTGCTTCGGGCACATCCATCTTGTTTGCGACGACAATTTCCGCGCGTTCCAATAACTTCGGTGAAAATTCGCCTAATTCTCTCCGAATGATTCGGTAGTCCTGAATCGGATCTCTGCCTTCGCTAGCTGACATATCCAAGACGTGCAGCAGAATTCGGGTACGCTCGACGTGCCGCAGAAACTCGTGACCTAGCCCCTGTCCGCTTCCTGCTCCTTCAATCAGCCCAGGAATATCCGCAAGTACGAAGCTCTCCCCGTCATCCACTTCAACAACTCCGAGTTCCGGCTGCAAAGTCGTAAAGTGATAGGCTCCAATTTTGGGGCGTGCCGACGAGACCACGGACAACAAGGTCGACTTTCCTACGCTCGGAAAACCGATGAGACCGACGTCAGCAAGAACTTTCAGTTCGAGGTTTATCCATCGTTCTACACCAGGTTCACCTTTTTCAGCCAAATCAGGTGCCTTGTTTTTTGCCGACGCGAAATGTGTGTTGCCTCGTCCGCCTCGACCTCCCTCTGCTACCACCAAGATTTGCTGGTTTCGCGTAAGGTCTCCCAAAAACTCTCCTGTGTCGTCGTCTCGAACAACCGTTCCAGGCGGTACCTTCACGACTAAGTCCTTTGCACCCTTACCGTGTTGGTTCTTGGATCGTCCATTTTCTCCTGCGTGCGCCTTGAAGTGTCTTTGATATCTAAAGTCAACCAACGTTCGCAAGCCTTCGTCAACAATAAACACTACATTGCCGCCGTGGCCGCCGTCGCCTCCAGCCGGCCCCCCAAGAGGGACGTATTTCTCGCGGCGGTATGCAACCATTCCATTGCCGCCGTCTCCGCCTTTTACATAAATTCGTGCGTGATCGTAAAACAACTTAGTTCGACCTCCGGTCTCCATGCACAGATCCTCTTCTTTTCACGAACCAGACCTGTTTTTATACTTTTGCCTCATCTAGTACTATCCGTACTCCTGGTAAAGACGACAAGCTTTCCAACCCTTCTCTAGCTTGCACCAAATCCACAAATCCTTTCGGCCATAGGACCCTAATCTGAATCGGGACATGCCTTTCTGAGGAGTTTGCTGCAATCTTCAGCATCACCTGCGCCACATCCAACTCGGTAGCGACATCTTCGAGTCTTTGCCACAGCACTCTCATGGACCAAATCGAGTCCGCGTCTATGGCCGTGCTGCCGCACCATTCCTCGACGATAACATGGGGACAGGTCATGGCAACTTGAAACAACGTGACTGCTGATTCAGGAAGGTGTGACTGCAACAGAGAAAGACTGTGAAGCCATCTTGAAAGCTTGTGCAGAGAAGTCAGCGCTGCACCTGTTCTTTCCAACTGAAGGTAGCCCTGAACAAGTTGCAAAGAATTTAAAACGTCGTGACGGTGCTTCTGAAAACTCTTCAGCCACGATGCATCCTTCTCTTCAGACACGTCCATCATCCCTTCAAAAAAGGGCCCGGCAATAACGCCAGGCCCTTTCCCAAATATGGTTAACTTATACTGGTCAAAACGCGATGATCGCGTTCTTCAAGCAACCTTTAGGCTTCTGCGGCAACTGGCTGCTCAACCGGATAAACGCTGACGCGCTTACGGTCTTTCCCATACTTTTCAAACCGAACTCGACCTTCAATTTTTGCAAACAAGGTATCGTCTTTACCAATGCCAACATTAGTTCCGGGATGAATTTTGGTACCGCGTTGGCGAACAAGAATACTTCCCGATGTCACCAACTGCCCGTCTCCGCGTTTCACACCCAGGCGTTTTGAAATGCTGTCACGCCCGTTACGTGTGCTTGATACGCCCTTCTTATGAGCAAACCGTTGCAGGTTTAATTGTAACATGGTAATCACTCCTTTAGGGATTCAACTTTCAACTCAACATGACGTGGATACTCATCAGCCATTTGCTGAAGACCAAACACCATGCTCTCGAACAACAACTGTATCTCATCAGAATCCGGATTGTTCAGCACGCAGATGAGATCTCCATCTTCCTCTGTTACATCTGGAACAACCTTCAAAAGCGCCTCACAGCTGTTAATCGCATTTGTCGCTAGTACAGACACTGCGGCACACACAATATCGTTGCCAAGAGCAGCGAATCCAGCGTGGCCCTGAATCCTGAATCTCTGAACCCGGCCCGCCTTTTTCACAATTTCGCACCGAATCATATTAGGCCTCTATGGATTCAATCCTTAGCTTTGTGTAGGGTTGACGATGACCTTGCTTCTTGTGATAGTTTTTCTTTGCTTTGTACTTAAACACTGTAATTTTCTTGCCGCGTCCGTGTTCTTCCACCTTTGCCGTAACCTTTGCTCCGGCCACAGTCGGCTGACCGACCTGGACGCCGCTCTCGCCGCCAATCAAAAACACCTTGTCCAAAGTTACGGTCTCTCCAACTTCGGCGGTCAATTTTTCGACGTAAACAGCATCTCCCTGAGACACTTTTAATTGCTTACCGCCAGACTCAACAACTGCGTACATGTAAACGCTCCTTTGCACCTAGACTCGCTGCCATACGGTACTTGTCTGTGGTTCCAAACAAATCTGAATACTACAGCCAAGGTTTTAAACCTGTGACAGGCGGTTGAAGTACTGCATCTTTTCTATAGTACCACGACACAAATACCCATGGCAAGTATTGTGCTCGCAGGCTTCCCATTAAGACGTGTACGTTTCTGGCTCTTGTATAAACACTAACTTCGAACCTCTCCCAGCGTACTCAACCACCTTCCGGCAAATACAGCACTCAGCAGCTCGTCCTCTTCAATCTCGTCAATAATGCTTCCTTTGTCGTTCAAGACATATACGACATGATAACGGTTTGGTCCGAAGCGACGAACCACGTCCCGCACAGTGGACATTTCGTTAACCGCCAACAACCTCACTTCGTCAATACCGCCGTTTTGTCGCCTTTTCGCATCGAGAAAACGTACGGTTTCCATTCGTAAACCACGAATTCCCATCCACGAACTGAACAACAGAAAGACAGCCAAGATGATTAGACCAACGTGGGCATAACCCGCCCATATAGCAACAACTCCAAGAACCAGCAGGACAAGTCCAAGTGACAGGCCCAAGCGATACGCCTCCACTGTTGCAGTCTCGAAACCGATGGAGCGGGACCTTGCAGCTCGCAGGATCCTTCCTCCGTCCAGGGGCATTGCAGGCAGTAAGTTGAACAACGCGATCCACAAATTCATATGTACCACAGTCAGAAAAAACGAATGACTCCAGAAATGTGTCAACCAGAGGATGTAAGACACGAAAATGAGGAGAAAGTTCACGACGGGTCCCGCAATGGCAATAAAAGCCTCGTGTCGAGGCATGAACCCAATGTTGCCTAAAGACATTTTGGCGACACCGCCAAATGGCAGCAGGGATACCTCTTCCACTTCGTATCCAAGGTACTCTGCCACCGCAGCGTGTCCTAATTCATGCAGCATCACGAGCAAAAACAGCACGACGACGCTTTTCCACAACCCCACTCCAACTGCCAAGGCAACGAGTCCGAGCAAGAGCGGATGAAGTCGAACTTTCCCCAACACGCCTAATTTCAGTGAAAGACGGTTTTGCAGAACTCGCGTACTTCTCATGAATTCTTGGCTGGAAAGTGAATGTAGTCATGCGGGTTGACAAATTGTCCATTATGTTCGAACCCAAATTGGAGCGCTGGGTTCCCCGACGCGGGCAAATGTCCGATTACCTGTCCGGAGGACACGTACTGTCCAACCTTTACACCGACACTCACGACACCAGTATAGACACTTTCACCGACCTTACCGTGGTTGATGATGATAATTGACCCTGTGTCACCCTTCGTGATGCGAACTACATTTCCGGACCCTGCCGCAAGAACAGACTCGTTGGCAGTTCCGCGAAGCGTAATTTCAGGGTGATCCACTGAGTAGTCGTGGACAATTTTTCCTTTCAGGGGCACATGCAAGTGAATGGCACTCGAAGGATTCCATTCTACGGGCAAGTTAACGTGGTGATTTTGGAGAAAGGTTTCCATAGCAGGCACGGCTTTGCTGGAATAGTCTTGGGTAAAGGCATCACGGTAGACCCCGTCGACCTGCTTGACGAAGGGCCCCTGAGCGTGACTTACGTAAAGCCCGCCTGCGACCAGGGCAACGGCTGCAAGACTCTGCAAAAGCCATGTCGATCCCGTTGCAGACCGTGACTTCACCCCAGGCGTTTGTCCCTGCCACCTAGAACCGGTCCCTGAGCGCGCATTGAAGCCTTTCTTGGATGGTTTTCCGAATGCTCGGCGCCAATTGGCACTATCCACCTGCTTTAGTGTTCCGTCTTCATCGGAAAACCCGTAGGGTGAACCATCATCATACAACCATCTACCTCGCGGCGACTGCGCGTTCCGACTTTTATCGGAGTGAACATCGTCCGGCTGCTCTCCACGCGTCTGAAACCATGGATTGTCTTCCACACTCTCATATTCTGTTTCAGACTCATGTTCCGTCTGATGTACTGTGTTACCGCCGGACTTAGAGAATAATCTACCCCATGCGAATTTAGAAGCGTTTTTATCTTGACCGTCACGATTGGACATAGTCGTCGTCCCCCCTGTACGCTCGTACCAAATCTATATGACAGGGGATGGACGAGTATAACTCGCACACCGGAGATTACGACTTGCCGCCAATCAATTTTTTAAATCTTCCCCATAAACCAGGCTGTTCGTCCAGCACCAAGAGCGGAACCGAATCGCCCAGGATTCTGCGCGCCATGTTGCGATATGCCAATGCAGCTTTTGTGTCCGGGCGCATGACGGTGGGCTCGCCCTTATTGGCATTGCGAATGACGCCTTCGTCATCAGGTACAATGCCTAAGAGGTCAATGGCCAGGACTTGCACAATCTCGTCAATATCCAACATGTCACCGTCTTTGACCAATTTTGGACGAATACGGTTGATAACGAGTTTGGGCGATTTTATTTCCTCAGCCTCAAGCAGACCAATCACCCGGTCTGCGTCACGTACAGCCGGAGTTTCCGGTGTCGTAACAACAATTGCTTGGTCTGCCCCTGCAACAGCTACCTTAAAGCCGTGCTCAATTCCTGCTGGGCAGTCGATAATCACATAGTCGTAGGACTGCTTCAGCTCGTTCACGATTTTTCGCACGGTATCTGCATCCAGCGCTGTCTTGTCCTTTGTTTGCGATGCTGGAAGAAAGGACAAGTGCTCGAAGCGCTTGTCCTTAATAAGCGCTTGCTCCAGTCTGCACTGTCCGCTTGCTACATCTACGATGTCGTAAATAATTCTATTTTCAAGGCCCATGACAACATCCAGATTACGCAAACCAATATCTGCATCGACAAGACAAACGCTTTTTCCCAAAAGTGCCAGTGCCGTTCCAATATTCGCTGTAGAGGTGGTTTTTCCTACTCCGCCTTTACCAGAGGTAACTACAATTCCTGTCCCCATTTAGATCCCCTCCGTCTCCCAAACGCGCCACAATCTGCTAAGTCTCTTACCTGTCAAGTTCGCGCTCCTGCAAATAGGATGATAAGAATTTTAATTTATCTACAGCCAGAGCCTCATTTTTCACATAGGCGAATTCCATTAGGGTTCTCAGCGGTTTTCCGTCTTCTTCTGGCGCATATCCGACAAAGTCAGCGATTCTCAACTGCATTGGCGCAAAGTCGGTGGCGGCAATCACTGCTTTAGGATTCCCATGGCTGCCTGCGTGCGCAATGCCGTAAAGTCTTCCGAAAATATATATGTCACCGGTGGCTGACAGCTGAGCACTTGGATTCACATCTCCAACGACAATGACATCTCCCTCAAATTGCAGGTCCTGTCCAGCTCGGATTGTCCCTTTGTACAAAGAATAATCTGGAGTTTTCTGCTGGGTGTTGGTAAAGAGCGAACTTCTTGCTGACGTCCTCGATGACCATTCACGAATAATAAAATTTTCTTGTTTCATAAACAGTTCTAATAACGTTCGGTTTTCGTCACGGGATAATACTCTAGAGCCATAGTCTACGAAGACACCAATTTCCGCACCTGCAAACAAGGCCGACTTGTCGCCAAAGAGGAGCTCGGACAGTCCGTTGGTGAGGGCCTCGAAGTCGCAATGTTCGTCCAACATAAACAGGAGCCCATGCTTCGTACCTTTTACTGTGACAGGAGGTTTGGCCCCCAATTTTGCTTGGTGAATAGTTTTCGTTGTCACAAGCTCCCTCCCAAGTTCATAGCACACCGAGACGTTATTCGCTATTACTCAGATGAATTCCTCCCACCAGAGTGCGTGTCCTATGTAAATACAAGAAGGAACCGCCAGAAATCAACTTCCGCAGTCCCCTCTTGTACGTCTATTCGGCTTCTTCATTCTTCTTTCCTTGTACTTAATCTCCGCTATGATGACCTATCCGTGACATCAAATCTCATCTCATCGTTACGACACTGTAAACGTTACATCATATCTTCGTGAGAAGATGCGTAACTCCTTTTTTCAGGCGGCACCAGCAACTTGGTCAAGAGCGGATACAGCAACAGGAGAAACACACCATTTACCATCATCTGCCATACGGTCTGCGTCATCGCGGTATTCCACGCAAACCCCGTGATGTCAAACAGCCTTGTAAAGCCAAATGTCATCCATTCTTGCACGAAGGTGAACACCACTGTAAACAAAAAGGTAATGGCGATGTTTCTCTGTAAAAACTGAGATAATACGGTTGCTGCAAAATAGGCAATAAATCCATAGGTAAAGGCGTCAATACCTATGAAACTCCCAAAATCAACGTCCTGGACCAGCCCAATGAGAACACCTAGCACAAGCGCTGTCCGCGGACCCCGCGTTACCGACACGACCATGAGTATAATCAGCACCAAATTTGGTTGAATTGTATCCAAAGGCGGAATTTGAAAGAGGCTGGATTCAATGACAAGGCCCAACCACAACAGCAGAAAAGCAATAATGTTCCGCAACACCTACTTCTTCCCCTTTTTAGTCACTACAAAAACATCCTGCAGGTAGCGAAAATTGGCAGCTGGAGTAATGATGGCCGTTTGTGTGAGGCCCTGGGCACCTCCGGAAATCGATTTGATTTTCCCAATCACAAGGCCCGCTGGATATATCTGTCCAAGACCCGAGGTCACTACCACATCTCCAGTCTGAATCTTCGCCAAGGGAGAAAGAAAGCTCATCTGCAATTGTCCAGGTTTGTTGACAGCACCCCGAACGATACCGAATTCTTTGCCTTTCGGATTGGTCAACACTTCTGATGACACACCGTCTCCCACTTGCGTGTCTGTCAAAAGGATGACTTTTGCGCTGTGCTGCGCCGCAACAGCTACTTTCCCGACCAGATTTCCGTCGGCAGCCACAACAGCAGAGTTTTGGCCGACACCGTCTGCACGTCCCAGGTCAATGGTAATCTCAGAACTCCAATGCGACGGATCCCGGCTAATGACCTGTGCGAATTTCTTATTGTACTTCTGCCCTTGCTTGGATTGTGTAAAAGCCACGGCCTTTTTCAACTTCTGATTGTTTGCCTCTTCCAACTGCAATCGAGCTTTCAGCGCAGAGTAGTTTTGCAATTCTGTCTTAAGTTGCG
Proteins encoded in this window:
- a CDS encoding peptidoglycan DD-metalloendopeptidase family protein, translating into MSNRDGQDKNASKFAWGRLFSKSGGNTVHQTEHESETEYESVEDNPWFQTRGEQPDDVHSDKSRNAQSPRGRWLYDDGSPYGFSDEDGTLKQVDSANWRRAFGKPSKKGFNARSGTGSRWQGQTPGVKSRSATGSTWLLQSLAAVALVAGGLYVSHAQGPFVKQVDGVYRDAFTQDYSSKAVPAMETFLQNHHVNLPVEWNPSSAIHLHVPLKGKIVHDYSVDHPEITLRGTANESVLAAGSGNVVRITKGDTGSIIIINHGKVGESVYTGVVSVGVKVGQYVSSGQVIGHLPASGNPALQFGFEHNGQFVNPHDYIHFPAKNS
- the minD gene encoding septum site-determining protein MinD, which gives rise to MGTGIVVTSGKGGVGKTTSTANIGTALALLGKSVCLVDADIGLRNLDVVMGLENRIIYDIVDVASGQCRLEQALIKDKRFEHLSFLPASQTKDKTALDADTVRKIVNELKQSYDYVIIDCPAGIEHGFKVAVAGADQAIVVTTPETPAVRDADRVIGLLEAEEIKSPKLVINRIRPKLVKDGDMLDIDEIVQVLAIDLLGIVPDDEGVIRNANKGEPTVMRPDTKAALAYRNMARRILGDSVPLLVLDEQPGLWGRFKKLIGGKS
- the minC gene encoding septum site-determining protein MinC, with translation MTTKTIHQAKLGAKPPVTVKGTKHGLLFMLDEHCDFEALTNGLSELLFGDKSALFAGAEIGVFVDYGSRVLSRDENRTLLELFMKQENFIIREWSSRTSARSSLFTNTQQKTPDYSLYKGTIRAGQDLQFEGDVIVVGDVNPSAQLSATGDIYIFGRLYGIAHAGSHGNPKAVIAATDFAPMQLRIADFVGYAPEEDGKPLRTLMEFAYVKNEALAVDKLKFLSSYLQERELDR
- the mreD gene encoding rod shape-determining protein MreD; this translates as MLRNIIAFLLLWLGLVIESSLFQIPPLDTIQPNLVLIILMVVSVTRGPRTALVLGVLIGLVQDVDFGSFIGIDAFTYGFIAYFAATVLSQFLQRNIAITFLFTVVFTFVQEWMTFGFTRLFDITGFAWNTAMTQTVWQMMVNGVFLLLLYPLLTKLLVPPEKRSYASSHEDMM
- the mreC gene encoding rod shape-determining protein MreC; translated protein: MSRLITNRRLFILLGSFIIVIVIAGVSIRGTTKSASLPERLIMDAQNTVAGWIYKPVSKVTAFLQGIHNLRQMYEENAQLKTELQNYSALKARLQLEEANNQKLKKAVAFTQSKQGQKYNKKFAQVISRDPSHWSSEITIDLGRADGVGQNSAVVAADGNLVGKVAVAAQHSAKVILLTDTQVGDGVSSEVLTNPKGKEFGIVRGAVNKPGQLQMSFLSPLAKIQTGDVVVTSGLGQIYPAGLVIGKIKSISGGAQGLTQTAIITPAANFRYLQDVFVVTKKGKK